One segment of Argiope bruennichi chromosome 11, qqArgBrue1.1, whole genome shotgun sequence DNA contains the following:
- the LOC129956683 gene encoding uncharacterized protein LOC129956683 produces the protein MAFDERLDVLQDSSNFYKFQKVELQKCLTSESKVSTTKFYKKQESSPEPLHIFVLGPSICGKRRIIEYAANRHLDIPFEKNIHFAYKLSGFLLKGIEAEINLWHVGNIERSLGILQTFYQKCKTCFMLIYDVNDSSTFDDARQWIPSLRCVLDDYVPIILVGYEDSKDPSTCKTSPVSFSDGMKAKTFFELRTFYEFSDLTGPAVCEMFFDAAHIALENENTIEEVEVDESEEN, from the coding sequence ATGGCATTTGATGAAAGGTTGGACGTTCTTCAAGATTCGTCTAATTTttacaagttccaaaaagttGAATTACAGAAATGTTTGACTTCAGAATCCAAAGTTTCCACgacaaaattctacaaaaaacaaGAGTCATCTCCAGAGCCTTTGCACATCTTTGTTCTTGGACCATCAATCTGTGGTAAAAGACGCATTATAGAATATGCAGCAAACCGCCATCTGGATATTCCGTTCGAAAAGAACATCCATTTTGCTTATAAACTCAGTGGCTTCCTGCTTAAAGGGATCGAAGCAGAAATTAACTTATGGCATGTTGGTAACATCGAACGTTCACTGGGTATTTTGCAGACCTTCTACCAAAAATGTAAAACATGCTTTATGTTGATCTACGATGTAAACGATTCATCCACATTTGACGATGCTCGCCAATGGATTCCGAGTCTGAGATGTGTTCTGGACGATTATGTGCCGATTATTTTGGTGGGATATGAAGATTCGAAGGATCCATCGACATGTAAAACATCACCCGTTTCGTTTTCGGACGGAATGAAAGCAAAAACATTCTTcgaactgagaactttttatgAATTCTCGGACCTGACTGGCCCAGCCGTCTGTGAGATGTTTTTCGACGCTGCGCACATTGCGTTGGAAAATGAGAATACGATTGAGGAAGTGGAAGTGGATGAATCGGAAGAAAACTAG